A window from Micromonospora profundi encodes these proteins:
- the dusB gene encoding tRNA dihydrouridine synthase DusB yields the protein MTAPVLSPLTLGPYQVWPPVVLAPMAGITNVGFRRLCREQGGGIYVCEMITTRALVERNPKTLRMITFGDDEKPRSLQLYGTDPEITAAAVRIVVERNLADHIDLNFGCPVPKVTRRGGGAALPWRRRLFARLVKAAVAAASPAGVPVTVKMRKGIDDDHLTYVEAGLAAQDAGVAAVALHGRTASQRYSGTADWDAIATLKQALDVPVLGNGDIWEADDALRMVAHTGVDGVVIGRGCLGRPWLFADLEAAFNGRPERRLPSLGEVAVTMRRHAELLVDQFVAGARNPARGERDGCTDFRKHVAWYLKGFPVGGELRRSLAMIESLAQLDDLLGKLDPAEPFPLTALGQPRGRTNSPGKVFLPDGWLASRDDDTVPEGAEMDDSGG from the coding sequence TTGACCGCGCCTGTTTTGAGCCCTTTGACTCTGGGGCCGTACCAGGTGTGGCCGCCTGTGGTGCTCGCGCCGATGGCCGGCATCACGAACGTCGGGTTCCGCCGGCTCTGCCGGGAGCAGGGCGGCGGCATCTACGTCTGCGAGATGATCACCACTCGGGCGCTTGTCGAGCGCAACCCGAAGACCCTGCGCATGATCACGTTCGGTGACGACGAGAAGCCGCGCAGCCTCCAGCTCTACGGCACCGACCCCGAGATCACCGCAGCCGCCGTACGGATCGTCGTCGAGCGCAACCTGGCCGATCACATCGACCTGAACTTCGGCTGCCCGGTCCCCAAGGTCACGCGGCGTGGCGGCGGTGCGGCGCTGCCGTGGCGGCGCCGGCTCTTCGCCCGGCTGGTCAAGGCCGCGGTGGCTGCCGCGTCACCCGCCGGCGTGCCGGTCACCGTCAAGATGCGCAAGGGCATCGACGACGACCATCTGACGTACGTCGAAGCAGGGCTCGCAGCCCAGGACGCCGGCGTGGCGGCGGTGGCCCTGCACGGGCGGACGGCCTCGCAGCGCTACTCGGGCACCGCCGACTGGGACGCGATCGCCACGTTGAAGCAGGCCCTCGACGTGCCGGTGCTCGGCAACGGCGACATCTGGGAGGCCGACGACGCGCTGCGGATGGTCGCGCACACCGGCGTCGACGGGGTTGTCATCGGGCGCGGCTGCCTCGGCCGGCCGTGGCTCTTCGCCGACCTGGAGGCCGCCTTCAACGGTCGCCCCGAACGGCGGCTGCCCAGCCTCGGCGAGGTGGCGGTGACCATGCGCCGGCACGCCGAGTTGCTCGTCGACCAGTTCGTGGCGGGCGCGCGCAACCCCGCCCGGGGTGAGCGGGACGGCTGCACCGACTTCCGCAAGCACGTCGCCTGGTACCTCAAGGGCTTCCCCGTCGGCGGCGAACTGCGCCGGTCCCTGGCGATGATCGAAAGCCTGGCCCAGCTCGACGACCTACTCGGCAAGCTCGACCCGGCCGAGCCGTTCCCGCTTACCGCCCTCGGTCAGCCGCGTGGCCGGACGAACTCCCCGGGCAAGGTCTTCCTGCCGGACGGCTGGCTGGCCAGCCGGGACGACGACACCGTGCCCGAGGGCGCCGAGATGGACGACTCCGGCGGCTGA
- a CDS encoding C39 family peptidase, with amino-acid sequence MRTDLIRKTALTAAGLAVTGGAIAGPITTAYAADAKPTGQTQNKGERHLDVRYEAQPNFYYCGPAAARNALSVQGKNISVDAMAKEMGTTEAGTNSINDITPVLNKETGKNNAYRSVEISTPAADDKQTDKLRTDVVKTVDDGRAVVANIAGTTTDTDGNTHSFEGGHYISVVGYTDNGNTVTIADSANPNTASYDITVEHLADWIATRGYATS; translated from the coding sequence ATGCGTACCGATCTGATTCGTAAGACCGCTCTGACCGCTGCCGGCCTCGCCGTCACCGGCGGCGCCATCGCCGGCCCCATCACCACCGCCTACGCCGCCGACGCCAAGCCCACCGGCCAGACCCAGAACAAGGGCGAGCGGCACCTCGACGTCCGCTACGAAGCCCAGCCCAACTTCTACTACTGCGGCCCCGCCGCCGCCCGCAACGCCCTGTCCGTACAGGGCAAGAACATCAGCGTCGACGCCATGGCCAAGGAAATGGGCACCACCGAAGCCGGCACCAACAGCATCAACGACATCACCCCCGTCCTGAACAAGGAAACCGGCAAGAACAACGCCTACCGCTCGGTCGAAATCAGCACCCCCGCCGCCGACGACAAGCAGACCGACAAACTCCGCACCGATGTGGTCAAGACCGTCGACGACGGCCGCGCCGTAGTCGCCAACATCGCCGGCACCACCACCGACACCGACGGCAACACCCACTCCTTCGAAGGCGGCCACTACATCAGCGTCGTCGGCTACACCGACAACGGCAACACCGTCACCATCGCCGACTCCGCCAACCCCAACACCGCCTCCTACGACATCACCGTCGAGCACCTCGCCGACTGGATCGCCACCCGCGGCTACGCCACCAGCTGA
- a CDS encoding beta-N-acetylhexosaminidase, with the protein MTTTPAGEPHFCHNRREYTPGAAAVSTNPSPGPATTPEVAGAAGPIPLPTQEPTAAALARAAERAATDLLAAPAPIQLADVVPAPRDVRPNPAGNWRLSPDAVIVASTEPAALAAAVHLAELLRPATGYPLPVTDAATPQADDGIALVLDQAVGLGTEGYRLDVTTSGVRLSAVTATGLFHGVQTLRQLLPPAIESTVPVTEAWILPGGTITDTPRFPYRGAMLDVARHFFAVEDVLRVIGHLARYKLNHLHLHLTDDQGWRIAVDSRPKLTTVGGATEVGDGPGGFYTKADYARIVSYAADRHITVVPEIDLPGHTNSALVAYPELAPDKIAPPPYTGTDVGFSYVDPTDERTYDFVADVFGELAAITPGRLLHIGGDEAFKVKGELYTGFVERVQRIVAELGKTVVGWHQVAPAAHVDGRVLQWWGTNGEDPTTADAVRRGARLVISPGNHAYLDMKYAPDTPIGHDWAGLIDVRKAYDWDPGTHVADVPEEAVLGVEAPLWTESVTSLAEIELLLLPRLPAIAELGWSPRATHDWAGFRSRLAGHGPRWATAGITFHAAPEIPWPAVPAIPQQHGVPHPDPIIP; encoded by the coding sequence TTGACGACAACGCCAGCCGGTGAACCTCACTTTTGCCATAACCGACGCGAATACACCCCCGGAGCCGCCGCCGTGTCGACCAACCCCTCCCCCGGCCCCGCCACCACCCCCGAGGTGGCCGGAGCCGCCGGTCCGATCCCGCTGCCGACTCAGGAACCGACCGCCGCCGCGCTGGCCCGGGCTGCCGAGCGGGCCGCCACCGACCTGCTCGCCGCGCCCGCCCCCATCCAGCTCGCCGACGTCGTACCCGCTCCGCGGGACGTGCGGCCGAACCCGGCCGGAAACTGGCGGCTCTCCCCCGACGCGGTCATCGTGGCAAGCACCGAACCCGCCGCGCTGGCCGCCGCCGTCCACCTCGCCGAGCTGCTGCGGCCCGCCACCGGATACCCGCTGCCGGTCACCGACGCCGCCACGCCGCAGGCCGACGACGGCATCGCGCTCGTGCTGGACCAGGCCGTCGGCCTCGGCACGGAGGGCTACCGACTCGACGTCACCACCTCCGGGGTACGCCTCAGCGCCGTCACCGCCACAGGCCTCTTCCACGGCGTGCAGACCTTGCGCCAACTGCTCCCGCCGGCGATCGAGAGCACAGTCCCGGTCACCGAAGCGTGGATCCTGCCCGGCGGGACCATCACCGACACGCCACGCTTCCCGTACCGGGGTGCGATGCTCGACGTGGCACGGCACTTCTTCGCCGTCGAGGACGTGCTGCGGGTCATCGGCCACCTGGCCCGCTACAAGCTCAACCACCTGCACCTGCACCTCACCGACGACCAGGGCTGGCGGATCGCCGTCGACTCCCGCCCGAAGTTGACCACCGTGGGCGGCGCGACCGAGGTCGGTGACGGCCCGGGCGGTTTCTACACGAAGGCCGACTACGCGCGGATCGTCTCCTATGCCGCCGACCGTCACATCACTGTCGTCCCGGAGATCGACCTGCCGGGGCACACCAACTCGGCGCTCGTCGCGTACCCGGAACTGGCACCGGACAAGATCGCACCTCCGCCGTACACAGGCACCGATGTCGGCTTCAGCTACGTCGACCCGACCGACGAGCGGACGTACGACTTCGTCGCCGACGTGTTCGGCGAACTGGCCGCCATCACACCCGGGCGGTTGCTGCACATCGGCGGCGACGAGGCGTTCAAGGTCAAGGGCGAGCTCTACACCGGTTTCGTCGAGCGGGTCCAGCGCATCGTGGCCGAGCTCGGAAAGACAGTGGTCGGCTGGCACCAGGTCGCACCTGCCGCCCACGTCGACGGGCGGGTCCTCCAGTGGTGGGGCACCAACGGCGAGGACCCCACGACCGCCGACGCGGTCCGCCGAGGCGCCCGGCTGGTCATCTCCCCTGGCAACCACGCATACCTCGACATGAAGTACGCGCCGGACACCCCGATCGGACACGACTGGGCCGGCCTGATCGACGTACGCAAGGCTTACGACTGGGATCCGGGCACGCACGTCGCCGACGTACCCGAGGAGGCGGTGCTCGGCGTGGAGGCACCGCTCTGGACCGAATCGGTCACCTCCCTCGCGGAGATCGAACTGCTGCTCCTACCCCGACTCCCGGCGATCGCCGAGCTGGGCTGGTCACCCCGCGCGACGCACGACTGGGCCGGGTTCCGTTCGCGGTTGGCTGGGCACGGGCCACGCTGGGCAACCGCCGGCATCACCTTCCACGCCGCACCGGAGATCCCCTGGCCGGCGGTACCCGCCATCCCCCAACAACACGGCGTGCCCCACCCCGACCCGATAATCCCCTGA
- the ppdK gene encoding pyruvate, phosphate dikinase, with product MAAQETVDHKYVYDFSEGNKELKDLLGGKGANLAEMTNLGLPVPPGFTITTEACQAYLATGREPDGLAGQIERHLESLERAMGKRLGDPQDPLLVSVRSGAKFSMPGMMETVLNVGLNDESVVGLSAQAGGNDRFAWDSYRRLIQMFGKTVCEVPGEEFEQALDDAKAVKGTHDDLDLDADDLRGLVDAYKKIFLKHTGREFPQQPREQLDLAIRAVFESWNAERAVLYRRQERIPADLGTAVNVVTMVFGNLGPDSGTGVAFTRDPGSGAQGIYGDYLANAQGEDVVAGIRNTVPLQDLEQLDKASYDELLGIMARLEEHYKDLCDIEFTIERGKLWMLQTRVGKRTAAAAFVIAGQLVDEGLIDLDEALHRVNGAQLAQLMFPRFQLDHEFEAVAKGIGASPGAASGKVVFTSARAVEMAAEGESVILVRRETNPDDLNGMIAAKGILTSRGGKTSHAAVVARGMGKTCVSGADDIDVNVPAKRFTVAGQTVSEGDVVSIDGTTGKVYLGEVPVMPSEVVQYFEGSLDPEHIDNALVRAVHRIMTHADGKRRLAVRTNADTGADAARARRFGAEGIGLCRTEHMFLGDRRELVERLILARAEGEREAALAALLPLQRADFEEIFREMDGLPVTVRLIDPPLHEFLPPLEQLAVNVAVAQERGEDVAKEEALLAAVRRMHEENPMLGLRGVRLGLVIPGLFAMQVRAIAEAAVSCARGGGVAKPEIMVPLVGAVQELETVRAEAEKIIADVVGDSGVEVLIGTMIEVPRAALTAGQIAEAAEFFSFGTNDLTQMAWGFSRDDVEGAFFWRYLELGIFGISPFESIDRDGVGRLIRIAAEEGRAARPGLKLGVCGEHGGDPDSVHFFHSVGLDYVSCSPFRVPVARLEAGRAAVETDGSDSR from the coding sequence GTGGCAGCGCAAGAGACCGTCGATCACAAATACGTCTACGACTTCTCCGAGGGCAACAAGGAGCTCAAGGACCTGCTCGGTGGTAAGGGCGCGAACCTCGCCGAGATGACGAACCTCGGGTTGCCCGTCCCGCCCGGCTTCACCATCACGACCGAGGCATGCCAGGCGTACCTCGCCACCGGCCGGGAGCCGGACGGCCTCGCCGGTCAGATCGAGCGGCACCTGGAGTCGCTGGAGCGCGCGATGGGCAAGCGCCTCGGCGACCCGCAGGACCCGCTGCTGGTGTCGGTCCGATCGGGCGCCAAGTTCTCCATGCCCGGCATGATGGAGACCGTCCTGAACGTCGGCCTCAACGACGAGAGCGTCGTCGGTCTGTCCGCCCAGGCGGGAGGCAACGACCGGTTCGCCTGGGACTCCTACCGACGACTCATCCAGATGTTCGGCAAGACCGTCTGCGAGGTGCCGGGCGAGGAGTTCGAGCAGGCGCTTGACGACGCCAAGGCCGTCAAGGGCACCCACGACGACCTGGACCTGGACGCCGACGACCTCCGGGGACTTGTCGACGCGTACAAGAAGATCTTCCTGAAGCACACCGGACGGGAGTTCCCGCAGCAGCCGCGCGAACAGCTCGACCTCGCCATCCGGGCGGTCTTCGAGTCGTGGAACGCCGAGCGCGCGGTGCTCTACCGCCGCCAGGAGCGCATCCCGGCCGACCTCGGCACCGCTGTGAACGTGGTGACGATGGTCTTCGGCAACCTCGGCCCCGACTCCGGCACCGGCGTGGCGTTCACCCGCGACCCGGGCAGCGGGGCGCAGGGCATCTACGGCGACTACCTGGCGAACGCCCAGGGCGAGGACGTCGTCGCCGGCATCCGCAACACAGTGCCGCTTCAGGATCTGGAGCAGCTCGACAAGGCGTCCTACGACGAGCTGCTCGGGATCATGGCGCGGCTGGAGGAGCACTACAAGGACCTCTGCGACATCGAGTTCACAATCGAGCGCGGCAAGCTGTGGATGTTGCAGACCCGGGTCGGCAAGCGCACGGCCGCCGCCGCGTTCGTCATCGCCGGGCAGCTCGTGGACGAGGGTCTGATCGACCTGGACGAGGCGCTGCACCGCGTCAACGGCGCGCAGCTCGCGCAACTCATGTTCCCCCGCTTCCAGCTCGACCACGAGTTCGAGGCGGTCGCGAAGGGCATCGGCGCGTCGCCGGGTGCGGCGTCCGGCAAGGTCGTCTTCACCTCCGCCCGTGCCGTCGAGATGGCCGCCGAAGGTGAGTCGGTGATCCTGGTCCGCCGCGAGACCAACCCGGACGACCTGAACGGCATGATCGCCGCCAAGGGCATCCTCACCTCGCGCGGCGGCAAGACCAGCCACGCCGCGGTGGTGGCCCGGGGAATGGGCAAGACCTGTGTCTCCGGTGCCGACGATATCGACGTCAACGTGCCGGCGAAGCGGTTCACAGTGGCCGGGCAGACCGTCAGCGAGGGCGACGTCGTGTCCATCGACGGCACCACCGGCAAGGTGTACCTGGGTGAGGTCCCGGTCATGCCGTCGGAGGTGGTGCAGTACTTCGAGGGCAGCCTCGACCCCGAGCACATCGACAACGCGCTGGTCCGGGCCGTACACCGGATCATGACGCACGCCGACGGCAAGCGGCGGCTCGCGGTCCGGACGAACGCCGACACCGGCGCGGACGCCGCCCGTGCCCGGCGTTTCGGCGCGGAGGGCATCGGGCTGTGCCGCACCGAGCACATGTTCCTCGGCGACCGGCGGGAGCTGGTCGAGCGGCTGATCCTGGCCCGCGCCGAGGGCGAGCGGGAGGCGGCGCTCGCCGCGCTGCTGCCGTTGCAGCGGGCCGACTTCGAGGAGATCTTCCGCGAGATGGACGGCCTGCCGGTGACCGTCCGGCTGATCGACCCGCCGCTGCACGAGTTCCTGCCTCCGCTGGAGCAACTCGCAGTGAACGTCGCGGTCGCGCAGGAACGCGGTGAGGACGTCGCCAAGGAGGAGGCGCTGCTCGCCGCCGTCCGGCGGATGCACGAGGAGAACCCGATGCTCGGGCTGCGAGGCGTACGCCTCGGTCTGGTCATCCCCGGTCTGTTCGCGATGCAGGTGCGGGCCATCGCCGAGGCGGCCGTCAGCTGCGCCCGGGGCGGTGGGGTCGCCAAGCCGGAGATCATGGTGCCGCTGGTCGGTGCCGTGCAGGAGCTGGAGACGGTCCGCGCCGAAGCCGAGAAGATCATTGCCGACGTGGTCGGGGACAGCGGCGTCGAGGTGCTGATCGGCACCATGATCGAGGTGCCCCGGGCGGCGCTGACCGCCGGCCAGATCGCCGAGGCCGCCGAGTTCTTCTCGTTCGGCACCAACGACCTCACCCAGATGGCCTGGGGCTTCTCCCGCGACGACGTCGAAGGCGCGTTTTTCTGGCGCTACCTGGAGCTGGGCATCTTCGGCATCTCACCGTTCGAGTCGATCGACCGCGACGGCGTCGGCCGGCTGATACGGATCGCCGCCGAAGAGGGCCGGGCCGCCCGACCCGGCTTGAAGCTCGGCGTCTGCGGTGAACACGGCGGCGACCCCGACTCGGTGCACTTCTTCCACTCCGTCGGCCTGGACTACGTGTCCTGCTCACCGTTCCGGGTGCCGGTGGCGCGCCTGGAAGCCGGCCGGGCGGCTGTGGAGACCGACGGCTCAGACAGCCGTTGA
- a CDS encoding VOC family protein: protein MTSVWESLTIDARDPGRLARWWAEALGYQVVTDKPDEVEIRQSADRLPGLVFVPAVGGKEHKNRLHLDLRPADQEAEVERLVDMGARHVDIGQGDVEWTVLADPEGNEFCVLRQRKE from the coding sequence ATGACCAGCGTCTGGGAGAGCCTGACCATCGACGCCCGCGATCCGGGCCGGCTGGCCCGCTGGTGGGCCGAGGCGCTCGGCTATCAGGTCGTCACCGACAAGCCGGACGAGGTGGAGATCCGGCAGAGCGCCGACCGTCTCCCCGGCCTGGTCTTCGTGCCGGCGGTCGGCGGCAAGGAGCACAAGAACCGGCTGCACCTCGACCTGCGCCCCGCCGACCAGGAGGCCGAGGTCGAGCGGCTTGTCGACATGGGCGCCCGGCACGTCGACATCGGCCAGGGCGACGTCGAGTGGACGGTGCTGGCCGACCCGGAGGGCAACGAGTTCTGCGTCCTCCGTCAGCGCAAGGAGTGA
- a CDS encoding deoxyguanosinetriphosphate triphosphohydrolase encodes MGDPQSRLVEEPPKDTGHRRSPYERDRARVLHSAAFRRLATKTQVHTAGSDDFLRTRLTHSLEVAQIAREMGARLGCDPDVVDVAGLAHDLGHPPFGHNGEAALDLLATPCGGFEGNAQTLRVLTRLEAKVLAPDGSSAGLNLTRASLDAIGKYPWPRRPGQRKFGVYADDTAVFDWIRAGAPGDRRCLEAQVMDWADDVAYSVHDVEDGIHGGYVTLRPLLTDADERAALCADVATAYSSEPADDLAEVLVELLADPLLAPLAGYDGSHRAQVALKTTTSGLTGRFVSAAVTATEERFGPGPHRRYAADLVVPRRVRAQCALLKGIALRYVMRRTGFRGRYEGQRTMLAELVAALVRRAPDGLDPVFAPLWRAAPDDAARLRVVIDQVASLTDPAAVAWHTRLVAGRTPAVDNAAT; translated from the coding sequence TTGGGAGACCCGCAGTCCCGACTGGTCGAGGAGCCACCCAAGGACACCGGGCATCGCCGTTCACCGTACGAGCGTGACCGGGCCAGGGTGCTGCACTCGGCAGCGTTCCGTCGACTCGCCACCAAGACCCAGGTGCACACCGCCGGCAGTGACGACTTCCTGCGTACCCGCCTGACGCACTCCCTTGAGGTGGCCCAGATCGCCAGGGAGATGGGCGCGCGGCTGGGCTGCGACCCGGACGTGGTGGACGTCGCCGGGCTGGCCCACGACCTCGGGCACCCTCCGTTCGGGCACAACGGCGAGGCCGCGCTGGACCTGCTCGCCACGCCCTGCGGCGGCTTTGAGGGCAACGCGCAGACCCTGCGCGTCCTGACCCGGCTTGAGGCGAAGGTGCTCGCCCCGGACGGCTCGTCCGCCGGGCTCAACCTGACCCGCGCGTCGCTCGACGCGATCGGAAAATATCCCTGGCCGCGCCGCCCCGGGCAGCGCAAATTCGGGGTGTACGCCGACGACACGGCGGTCTTCGACTGGATCCGAGCTGGCGCGCCCGGCGACCGGCGCTGCCTGGAGGCGCAGGTGATGGACTGGGCCGACGACGTCGCGTACTCGGTGCACGACGTGGAGGACGGCATCCACGGCGGGTACGTCACGCTGCGCCCGCTGCTCACCGACGCCGACGAGCGTGCCGCGCTCTGCGCCGACGTGGCCACCGCCTATTCCTCGGAGCCCGCGGACGACCTTGCCGAGGTGCTTGTCGAGCTGCTGGCCGACCCGCTGCTCGCCCCGCTCGCCGGGTACGACGGCAGCCACCGCGCCCAGGTGGCGTTGAAGACCACCACGAGCGGCCTGACCGGCCGGTTCGTGTCGGCGGCGGTGACCGCCACCGAGGAGCGGTTCGGCCCCGGCCCGCACCGCCGTTACGCCGCCGACCTGGTGGTGCCGAGGCGGGTACGGGCACAGTGCGCGCTGCTCAAGGGCATCGCCCTGCGCTACGTGATGCGCCGTACCGGCTTCCGGGGTCGCTACGAGGGGCAGCGCACGATGCTCGCGGAGCTGGTGGCCGCACTGGTGCGGCGGGCGCCGGACGGGCTCGACCCGGTCTTCGCCCCGCTGTGGCGGGCCGCGCCCGACGACGCCGCCCGGCTGCGCGTGGTGATCGACCAGGTCGCGTCGCTCACCGACCCGGCGGCGGTGGCCTGGCACACCCGGCTCGTCGCGGGGAGAACGCCAGCGGTGGACAACGCAGCTACTTAG
- a CDS encoding siderophore-interacting protein, with protein sequence MSDRPRNVTSVRVLRIERPTPHLIRLVLGGDELAGLPVGEHTDHYIKIVFPVPGVEYPRPLDLAAIRRDLPAQHWPRLRAYTVRRWDPVAGELTVDVVHHGDEGLGGPWAAALRPGDPVHFVGPGGAYAPSPDADWHLLVGDESALPAIAAALERLPFGAPAHVFVEIADPADEQKLLSPGAVELTWLHRGDRPVGEALVAAVRALEFPPGQVHAFVHGEATFVRELRRLLRAERGVPASQLSISGYWRRGMDDEGWRSTKSDWNRQVAAEEPTAA encoded by the coding sequence ATGTCAGATCGCCCCAGGAACGTCACCTCGGTTCGGGTGCTGCGCATCGAGCGGCCCACCCCGCACCTGATCCGGCTCGTCCTCGGCGGAGATGAGTTGGCGGGTCTGCCGGTCGGCGAGCACACCGATCACTACATCAAGATCGTGTTTCCGGTGCCCGGGGTGGAATACCCCCGGCCGCTGGACCTTGCCGCGATCCGCCGGGACCTGCCCGCGCAACACTGGCCCCGGCTGCGCGCGTACACCGTGCGGCGCTGGGATCCCGTGGCCGGGGAACTCACCGTGGACGTCGTGCACCACGGCGACGAAGGGCTGGGAGGGCCGTGGGCCGCCGCGCTGCGGCCGGGCGACCCGGTGCACTTCGTCGGGCCGGGTGGGGCGTACGCGCCGAGCCCGGACGCGGACTGGCACCTCCTGGTCGGCGACGAGAGCGCACTGCCGGCCATCGCCGCCGCCCTGGAGCGGCTGCCGTTCGGCGCGCCGGCCCACGTCTTCGTGGAGATCGCCGACCCGGCCGACGAGCAGAAGCTGCTCAGCCCGGGCGCGGTCGAGCTGACCTGGCTGCACCGGGGCGACCGCCCGGTGGGCGAGGCGCTGGTGGCGGCGGTCCGGGCGCTGGAGTTCCCGCCGGGCCAGGTGCACGCCTTCGTGCACGGCGAGGCGACATTCGTCAGGGAGTTGCGCCGACTGCTGCGCGCCGAACGCGGCGTACCGGCCAGCCAGCTGTCCATCTCCGGCTACTGGCGGCGCGGCATGGACGACGAGGGCTGGCGCTCCACGAAGTCGGACTGGAACCGCCAGGTGGCCGCCGAGGAGCCGACCGCCGCCTGA
- a CDS encoding TAXI family TRAP transporter solute-binding subunit: MRRIDVRLAAGLSLLAIVTVGATGCGGQQGGADKDDAASEVTCEVTRETRVGIATGNATGVYYVVGNALAGQLSEATGGKLTGTAAETGASVQNVEQLVNGQYDVAFSLFDTAVNAVEGKGSFSAPQPVEALARIYDNYTQVVVRKDSGITSVADMRGKRISTGSPKSGTEVIANRLLQAAGLDPAKDIRAQRLDLTKTVEGIKDGSVDGLFWSGGLPTGGLTDLFTTAGDSVKFVDIAPLLPKMTASSPGYQEGTIGRDAYGTAADTRTIVVPNVLLVRKDLDANVACAITRTVFEKRDALAQANPAAKGISLEKARRTLPVPLHRGAEKALTDLGAN; encoded by the coding sequence GTGAGACGAATCGACGTACGGCTCGCGGCGGGCCTGAGCCTGCTCGCCATCGTCACGGTCGGCGCCACGGGTTGCGGCGGTCAGCAAGGCGGCGCGGACAAGGACGACGCGGCCAGCGAGGTCACCTGCGAGGTGACCCGGGAGACTCGCGTCGGCATTGCCACCGGCAACGCGACAGGCGTCTACTACGTGGTCGGCAATGCCCTGGCCGGGCAGTTGTCCGAGGCGACCGGCGGCAAGCTCACCGGCACCGCCGCCGAGACCGGTGCGTCGGTGCAAAACGTCGAGCAGCTGGTCAATGGGCAGTACGACGTGGCGTTCTCGCTGTTCGACACGGCGGTCAACGCGGTCGAGGGCAAGGGCAGCTTCAGCGCGCCGCAGCCGGTCGAGGCGCTCGCGCGCATCTACGACAACTACACCCAGGTGGTGGTCCGCAAAGACTCTGGGATCACGTCGGTGGCTGACATGCGCGGCAAGAGGATCTCCACCGGCTCCCCGAAGTCCGGAACGGAGGTGATCGCCAACCGGCTGCTGCAGGCCGCCGGCCTCGACCCTGCCAAGGACATCCGGGCACAGCGGCTGGACCTGACCAAGACGGTCGAGGGGATCAAGGACGGCAGCGTCGACGGTCTCTTCTGGTCCGGCGGTCTGCCCACCGGGGGCCTGACCGACCTGTTCACCACCGCCGGCGACTCGGTGAAGTTCGTCGACATCGCGCCGTTGCTGCCGAAGATGACCGCGTCGAGCCCCGGCTACCAGGAAGGCACTATCGGGCGGGACGCGTACGGGACGGCAGCCGACACCCGGACAATCGTCGTGCCGAATGTGCTGTTGGTCCGCAAGGACCTGGACGCCAATGTCGCCTGCGCGATCACCCGGACGGTGTTCGAAAAGCGCGACGCCCTGGCCCAGGCCAACCCGGCGGCCAAGGGGATCTCGCTGGAAAAGGCCCGCAGGACCCTGCCGGTGCCGCTGCACCGCGGCGCGGAGAAGGCGCTGACGGATCTCGGCGCCAACTGA